The Nitrobacter hamburgensis X14 genome contains the following window.
TACATCGGCCATGCCCTGATGGAGAACCGCAACGGACTGGCGGTGCTGGGTGGCGTGAGCCGGGCGACCGGAACGGCGGAGCGGGATCAGGCGTTGGCGCTGATCGACTGCCACCGCGGCCAAAGCGAGCGGGACTGTCAGGAATTTCGTGTGCGGGCGAGCGGTTGAACATTACGCCGCCATGGCTTTGATGAAGCGCTCGCCGAAGATGACGGCGAACTGGGCCTTGGCCATGGTCCACTCACGAGGCGGCATTTTCCACTCTTTCTCCGATCGGTTCAAGATCAGATAGAGCAGCTTGGTTGCCGCGTCGTCGCTGGGGAAGTGGCCTCTGGCCCTGACAGCCCGCCGGAGTTTCGAGTTCAGCGCTTCTATTGAGTTTGTTGTGTAGACGATCCGACGCACCTCGTCAGGGAAGGCAAAGAACGGGATGACCTCGCCCCAGGCGCGCCGCCAGCTCTGGCCGATGGCGGGGTAGCGCTGGCCCCAGGGGCCGGCCTCGAACGCCGCCAGCGCCTTTTCGGCAGCATCGGCATCGACGGCGCGGTAGATGTCCTTGAGCGCTGTCGCCAGCCCCTTGCGGTCTTTCCAGGACACGAAGTCCATGGAGTTGCGCAGCAGGTGGACGATGCACGTCTGGACGACCGCCTCCGGGAACACAGCGGTGATCGCATCGGGGAAGCCCTTCAGGCCATCAACGACGGCCAGCAGGATATCATCGACGCCGCGGTTCTTGAGCTCGTTCATCACCCGCAGCCAGAATTTGGCGCCTTCGTTCTGCTCGAGCCACAGGCCGAGCACCTCCTTGGCGCCGTCGGCGCGGACCCCCAGCGCGATGTGGATGGCCTTGTTGCGGACCATCCCTTCGTCGCGGATCTTGACCCGGATCGCATCGAAGAAGATCAGCGGATAAACCGGATCGAGTGGTCTTTGCTGCCAGGTGGCGACTTCGTCGAGAACGGCGTCCGTCACCGTTGAGATCAGGTCCGGCGACACCTCGATACCGTACAGATCGCGCAGGTGCCCGGTGATCTCCCGGGGTGCTCATGCCGCGCGCATACATGGACACGATCTTGTCGTCGAAGCCGGGAAAACGGCGCTGATACTTGGCAATCAACTGCGGATCGAAACTCGACTGGCGATCGCGCGGTATGTCGATCTCCAGCTTGCCGGTCTCCGTCGTCACGGTCTTGCGGCCGTAGCCGTTACGCGTATTGCCAGCGTCTTCGCCGCTCGCCAGATGATGGTCCATCTCCGCGTTTAGCGCGCGCTCGGTCAGAGCCTTCTTGAGCGAATCCAGCAGGCCGCCCTGTTCGAAGGCTGCACTGGCTGCGCCTCCCGCCAGAAGCTGGTCGAGAAGATCATTTGGTATCGCAGGGTCTTTGCGTCGGGCCATAGTGGGAATCCTTTTTACCCATTATGCACGCCCGCACACGAAATTCCTGACAGTGTCCAGCGAGCGGCGGATCACGCTGGGCGCCGACAAGGCCTATGACGTCACCGCATTCGTCGAGGACTTAAGACGGCGTTCGGTCACGCCGCACATCGCCATCGACGGGCATTTGAGCAAGACCGGAAAGCCGCGCAAGACCGCGATCGACCAGAGGACTCTCCGTCATGCCGGATATGCCGTCAGCCAACGCTGTCGCAAGCGCATCGAGGAGGTGTTCGGCTGGATCAAGGCCTCCGCCGGACTTGCCAAGATCAAGCTGCGAGGCCGCGACCGCGTCAACGCCACCTTCACCCTGGCGCTGGCGGCCTACAACCTGATCCGCTTGCCCAAACTCCTGGCAGCCGCCGCGTGAAACACAAGTCGTGCACCGTCAAGATGCTCGATCAGGACCCTGATGGTGGCGCCGCCCGCAGATCACGCTGACTCCATTCCATATCCGTCTCCGTGGGAAACTTCTTCAACAGCCTGCTAGGTGTCCTTCTCACATAGGCTCCCGACTAGCGCCAGTCCTACCCGCGCCCAAATTAACCAAGCAATTTCCTTCCTATTCATTTCTCAAATCGACCCACTGCCGGCCCTTGACTTTTGGAACAAAACATAAACAATGTTTCTGTTATGTTCTAATAAAGGAGGGGGAATCATGTTGAGACTATTCATTGAGGAGGCGACGGCGCTGGCCTCGATCGTGCTGTTCGTCGGGATGATCGCCGTCTGGGCGCAACTCATTCCGCAGCTTTCGTGAGTGAACGGTCCGGCTTTCCGGGCGTGCTGGGGAAAACAGGAACAGCTTCGCCTGCGCCTGGATTTCGCATGGACACGGCGGGTGCAAGCCCTCACCATTTATTGGCGAGTCGGCTTTCCCGGCCGTTAGCTCCCAGCACCGATGATTGCCCAAAACCATGAGCCAGAAACTCGCCGCCGCCAACGCCGGTTTCGTCCACTTGCACGTCCATTCGGCCTATTCGCTTTTGAAGGGCTCGATCAAGATCCAGAAACTGGCGGAACTGGCCAAGGCCGACCATCAACCGGCATTGGCGCTGACCGACACCGACAATATGTTCGGTGCGCTGGAGTTTTCCGACAAGGTCGCGGGTTACGGAATCCAGCCGATCGTCGGGTGCGAACTGGCGGTCGATTTCGACGATCAGGATCCCAATGCGCGCAGCGCGCTTCCCTTCGCCCGAATTGTTCTGCTGGCGACGCGCGAGGCCGGTTATCGCAACCTGATGCGGCTGAATTCCCGCGCGTTCCTCGAATCGGCGCTGCATCAGACCCCGCATATCAAGTCGGGGTGGCTTCGGGATGAAAACGAAGGGCTGATTGCCTTGACCGGTGGCCCCGACGGGCCGGTGGCGCTGGCGTTCAATGCCGATCATTCGGCTCTCGCTATCGCGCGTTGCGATCAACTCGCCGGGGTTTTCGGTGACCGGCTCTATGTCGAGTTGCAGCGTCATGGCCTTGACAAGGAGCGGCGCGTCGAAGGCGCGTTGATCGACCTCGCCTATGCCAAGGGTCTGCCGCTGGTCGCGACCAACGAACCGTATTTCGCAGCCTCCGACGATTATGAGGCCCACGATGCCTTGCTGTGTATCGCCGGCGGCCGCCTCGTCGCGGAAACCGACCGCGATCAACTGACGCCGGATCATCGCTTCAAGACCCGCGCGGAAATGGCCGTGCTGTTTGCCGACATTCCGGAAGCGTTGTCGTCTACGATTGAAATTGCGGAACGTTGCGCGTTCCGGCCCCTGACGCGCAAGCCGATCCTGCCGCATTTCGCGGTCGGCGCCGGCGCCAACGCGGCGGATGCGAAAAGCGATGAGGTCGCCGAATTGCGGCGCCAGGCGGAAGAGGGGCTTGCCAACCGGCTGGCGGTTCATGGTCTTTCCCAGGGAATGACGGAGGACGACTACAGCGCGCGCCTGAGTTTCGAACTCGACGTCATCACCCGCATGAATTATGCGGGCTACTTCCTGATCGTTGCGGACTTCATCAAGCACGCCAAGTCCGAGGGCATTCCAGTGGGGCCGGGCCGGGGCTCCGGCGCTGGCTCGCTGGTGGCCTATGTGCTCACCATCACCGATCTGGATCCGATCCGGTTCGGTCTGCTGTTCGAGCGCTTCCTCAACCCCGAACGCGTGTCGATGCCGGACTTCGATATCGATTTCTGCCAGGAGCGGCGCGGCGAGGTCATCGACTACGTGCAGAAGCGCTACGGTCGCGATCAGGTCGCGCAGATCATCACCTTTGGAACGCTTCAGGCGCGCGGCGTTTTGCGTGACGTCGGACGCGTCTTGCAGATGCCTTATGGGCAGGTCGACAAGCTGACCAAGCTGGTCCCGCAAAATCCAGCAGCGCCCATTACGCTGGCCGCGGCGATCGCGAGCGAACCGAAGCTGCAGGCGTTTCGCGACGAGGATCCGGTGGTGGCGCGCGCGTTCGATATCGCCCAGCGCCTCGAGGGGCTGACCCGTCATGCCTCGACCCATGCGGCTGGCATCGTGATCGGCGATCGTCCCCTGAGCGAACTCGTACCGTTGTACCGCGATCCGAAGTCGGACATGCCGGTGACCCAGTTCAACATGAAGTGGGTGGAGCCGGCAGGGCTGGTGAAGTTCGACTTTCTCGGCCTGAAGACGCTGACCGTTCTTGACGTTGCCGTGAAGCTGCTGAAGCAGCGCAATGTCCATATCGATCTCGCAACGCTGCCGCTCGACGATGCGGAAAGCTACCAGATGCTGACGCGGGGCGACGTGGTCGGCGTTTTCCAGGTTGAAAGTCAGGGCATGCGGCGGGCGCTGGTGGATATGCGCCCGGACCGGTTCGAGGACATCATTGCGCTGGTCGCGCTGTATCGACCGGGGCCGATGGCGAATATTCCGACCTACTGCGCGCGCAAGCATGGCGAAGAGGAGCCGGAATATCTTCATCCCATGCTGGAGCCGATCCTCAAGGAAACGTTTGGCGTCATCATCTATCAGGAACAGGTGATGCAGATCGCCCAGGTCATGGCCGGCTATTCGCTCGGCGACGCCGATCTGCTGCGGCGCGCGATGGGCAAGAAGATCCGCGCGGAAATGGAAAAGCAGCACGCGATTTTTGTTGCCGGCTCCGTGAAGAACGGGGTGCCCAAGGGGCAGGCGGAAACAATTTTCGAGTTGCTGGCGAAGTTTGCCGATTACGGATTCAATAAAAGCCATGCCGCGGCCTATGCGCTCGTATCCTACCAGACGGCGTATATGAAAGCGCATTATCCCATCGAATTTCTGGCGGCGTCGATGACGCTCGATATGAGCAACACCGACAAGCTTTCGGAATTTCGCAGCGAGGCCCAGCGCCTTGAGATCAAGGTCGAAGCGCCCTCGATCAACCGCTCGGGCGCGACCTTCGAGGTCAGCGGCGGCGTGATCTGTTACGCGCTGGCGGCGCTGAAAGGCGTCGGCGCGCAGGCGGTCGAGCAGATCGTCGAAGCCCGCAAGAACGGATTGTTCACGTCGCTGGCCGATTTCGCCGCCAGGGTGCCGCCGCGCGCCGTCAACAAGCGCGTGATCGAAAGCCTCGCGGCCGCCGGAGCGTTCGATGCGTTCGAACCCAATCGCGCCCGTGTGTTCGCCGGCGCCGAGGCGATCCTTGCCGCGTGCCAGCGCAGTCACGAGGCCGCGATGCTCGGTCAGAACGACATGTTCGGCGGTATGGCGGATGCGCCGGCCATCATGCTGCCTCAGGCGGAGCCGTGGTTGCCGTCCGATCGGCTGAAGCGCGAGTACGATGCGGTCGGGTTTTTCCTGTCGGGGCATCCGCTCGACGACTACGCAACCGCGCTGAAGCGGCTGCGCGTCCAGTCCTGGGCCGAGTTTTCCCGCGCGGTAAAGACAGGCGCGACCGCAGGCAGGGTCGCCGCGACGGTCGTCTCGCGGATGGAGCGGCGCACCAAGACCGGCAACAAGATGGGCATCATCGGCCTGTCCGATCCGACCGGCCATTTCGAGGCGGTGCTGTTTTCGGAAGGGCTGGCGCAATTTCGCGAGGTGCTGGAGCCGGGGGCCGCGGTTTTGATGCAACTCGGCGCGGAACTGCAGGGCGATGAGGTTCGCGCCCGCGTTCTGCACGCGGAGCCCTTGGACGATGCCGCGGCCAAGACCCAGAGGGGTTTGCGGATTTTCCTGCGCGATACCAGGCCGCTCGATTCGATCGTAAGGCGACTTCAGACGCCCGAAAACGATGGCCCGGCCGGGGCGGCCAAGGTTCCAGCGTCCAGGCAATCCGGAGACGGCGACGTCTCGCTGGTGATGTTGCTGGACCTCGAAACCGAGGTGGAAATAAAGCTTCCCGGCCGTTTTCGGGTTTCGCCGCAGGTCGCAGGCGCCATCAAGGCGGTTTCGGGGGTCGTGGACGTCCAGGCGATCTGACCGGCAGCGCAGCGGGCCGGATTGCCTTGCTTATACCGGGTGCCCCCGGTATATACGCCGCCATCTCACACGGAAACATGGCCTAACAAGCCGTCCGGTGGCAGCCGGACCGCATTCCTTTCGGTTTGACGGTTCGTCCTGCTCACACGTTTCCGGAGGAACCAACCGGAGAATTGAACTATGGCGCTTCCTGAATTTTCCATGCGTCAGCTGCTTGAGGCTGGCGTTCATTTCGGCCACCAATCGCACCGCTGGAATCCGAAGATGGCGGATTACATTTTCGGTGCGCGCAACAACATCCATATCATCGATCTCGCGCAGACCGTGCCGCTGCTGCATCGCGCGCTGCAGGCTGTCAGCGACACCGTCGCCAAGGGCGGCCGCATCCTGTTCGTCGGCACCAAGCGTCAGGCGCAGGACGGCGTCGCCGATGCCGCGAAGCGCTCGGCGCAGTACTTTGTCAACTCGCGCTGGCTCGGCGGCACGCTGACCAACTGGAAGACGATTTCCGGTTCGATCAAGCGGCTGCGCCATCTCGATGAGGTGCTGAGTTCCGGCGACGCCAACGCCTACACGAAGAAGGAGCGGCTGACGCTGCAGCGCGAGCGCGACAAGCTTGATCGCTCGCTCGGCGGCATCAAGGACA
Protein-coding sequences here:
- the dnaE gene encoding DNA polymerase III subunit alpha yields the protein MSQKLAAANAGFVHLHVHSAYSLLKGSIKIQKLAELAKADHQPALALTDTDNMFGALEFSDKVAGYGIQPIVGCELAVDFDDQDPNARSALPFARIVLLATREAGYRNLMRLNSRAFLESALHQTPHIKSGWLRDENEGLIALTGGPDGPVALAFNADHSALAIARCDQLAGVFGDRLYVELQRHGLDKERRVEGALIDLAYAKGLPLVATNEPYFAASDDYEAHDALLCIAGGRLVAETDRDQLTPDHRFKTRAEMAVLFADIPEALSSTIEIAERCAFRPLTRKPILPHFAVGAGANAADAKSDEVAELRRQAEEGLANRLAVHGLSQGMTEDDYSARLSFELDVITRMNYAGYFLIVADFIKHAKSEGIPVGPGRGSGAGSLVAYVLTITDLDPIRFGLLFERFLNPERVSMPDFDIDFCQERRGEVIDYVQKRYGRDQVAQIITFGTLQARGVLRDVGRVLQMPYGQVDKLTKLVPQNPAAPITLAAAIASEPKLQAFRDEDPVVARAFDIAQRLEGLTRHASTHAAGIVIGDRPLSELVPLYRDPKSDMPVTQFNMKWVEPAGLVKFDFLGLKTLTVLDVAVKLLKQRNVHIDLATLPLDDAESYQMLTRGDVVGVFQVESQGMRRALVDMRPDRFEDIIALVALYRPGPMANIPTYCARKHGEEEPEYLHPMLEPILKETFGVIIYQEQVMQIAQVMAGYSLGDADLLRRAMGKKIRAEMEKQHAIFVAGSVKNGVPKGQAETIFELLAKFADYGFNKSHAAAYALVSYQTAYMKAHYPIEFLAASMTLDMSNTDKLSEFRSEAQRLEIKVEAPSINRSGATFEVSGGVICYALAALKGVGAQAVEQIVEARKNGLFTSLADFAARVPPRAVNKRVIESLAAAGAFDAFEPNRARVFAGAEAILAACQRSHEAAMLGQNDMFGGMADAPAIMLPQAEPWLPSDRLKREYDAVGFFLSGHPLDDYATALKRLRVQSWAEFSRAVKTGATAGRVAATVVSRMERRTKTGNKMGIIGLSDPTGHFEAVLFSEGLAQFREVLEPGAAVLMQLGAELQGDEVRARVLHAEPLDDAAAKTQRGLRIFLRDTRPLDSIVRRLQTPENDGPAGAAKVPASRQSGDGDVSLVMLLDLETEVEIKLPGRFRVSPQVAGAIKAVSGVVDVQAI